The following is a genomic window from Williamwhitmania sp..
TTCGTGTTCAGCACAGGTGAGGTAGTATTCCGGCTGATTCATAATATAGTGGAAAAGTTTGTCGCCCATCTCATCGTAAAAATACTTCGACGGAAGGCTCTTCGGACTTGAGGTTAATCCGGAAACAACATCCACTAAAAAAGAGTTTGTATTCTCCATAGGATTATAAATCTCTTGCAAGTCGGGCACCTGTAAATTGCCAGCGAAGGTGCGGATGGAAGAAGTTTCTGTAGGTTGCCCGGATGTGATTTTTTGGGGTTGCGCACGAACCGCCACGCAGCACCATTTGGTTTACCATAAATTTGCCATTATACTCACCAACGCTTCCTTCCCACGGCTTAAATTTAGGATAGGGCAGGTAGGCACTATTTGTCCATTCCCATACTTCACCAAGAAAGGCCTTATTGCCTTGGGTTACAATCGAGGGATGGAATAGTTGATTATCTAGAAAATTGTTCGATGAATCGTTGGAACCATATACTCCTGCTGCTACTTCCCATTCCTGCTCAGTTGGCAAGCGCAAACCCTTCCAGCGAGCAAATGCATCTGCCTCATAAAAGCTGATGTGGGTTAGGATTTCTTCCCGATTGAGCTCCCTTAGGCCGTTTAAGGTATACATCAGCCAAGTACTATCACCTCGCTGCCAATATAGTGGGGCTTCTATTTGATTACTATTAAGCCATTGCCATCCTTCGTGCAGCCAGTGGCGCCATTCCTTGTATCCGCCATCCTCCATAAAATCAAGATATTCGCCTACATTTACGGGGCGGGAGGCAATTTCAAATCGATGCAGAAAGGTATTGTGGCGTGGCGATTCATTGTCGAAGTGAAATGAAGTGCCCAATTCTCCAATTTCATATATACCTTCGTTGATGGACAGCCAACTCAAAGGTGCAGATCGAGGTGATTCTTGGTTCTTTAATTCTTTGTAAACGGGGAATAGGGGGCTCAATCCCCAAATGTATTTTAAATCGGTAATTAGCAGCTCTTGGTGCTGCTGCTCATGGTTAATGCCCAGCTCTATAAGTTCAAGCAGCTCATCGGATATTGAACCTGACCTCATCAGTTCCAGCATTTGAGCATCAACCGTTTGGCGATACGCGATTATTTCTTTCAGCAATGGTCGCGGGTGGTATCCCCGCATATCGCGCGCAACTCTGGTTCCTTGACTTTGGTAGTAGCTATTAAATAAGTAGTCGTAGAGCGGATGATAAGGTTTGAAATTGGTGCGGTATTTCTTCAATATGAAATTCTCGAAAAACCAAGTTGTATGTGCCAGGTGCCACTTAGGTGGACTTACGTCGACAATTGGCTGAACAACGGTATCCTCTGGATTAAGCTGCTCAACAAGCTTTAGGGTGAGTTCGCGGGTGGCAATAAATTTGTTTACCAATGAGGTTGTCATGGTTTGATGGTTTTAGCATAAATCAACCTTACACTATTTGAACCCCTTTCCAAAACGCAACGCGGTCTTTTATGGACTTTGCTGCCTCGCTAGGTTCTGGGTAATACCAAACGGCATCGATGTTCTTTTTCCCATCCACCTCAAGCGAATAGTAGCTGGCCTTTCCTTTCCAAGGGCATACTGATTTGGTATCACTGGAAATAAGATAATCCTTGTTTATCGAGCTCATTGGAAAATACGGATTGTTCTCAACATTTACAATGTCGTTGCTTTCCGCTATTACCTTTCCATTCCATATTGCTTTCATAGTCTTTATTTTAATCTATCATTACTCAACACTTAATGTGTCCTTAATGTTTTCAATAAATGCACTCAATTGCTTAGCTACAAGAAATATATGTAATAAGTGCTTGGCTGACTTTTCTTTAATCAGCTATATTCCCACGTAAATATTTGATGGACGTAACTCGTAACTCGTAACTCGTAACTTTTTTGTCACTATTTTTAGTCACTACTCCAACGTAATCACCACCACCTCAGGTCTATTCCCAGTTCTAACGGGTGGTCCCCAGGTTCCATAGCCGGTAGATACATAGTAGCTGGTGTTGCCCTTCTTGTAGAATCCTCTACTTACCTCAAAAATGGCTTTTGTGATGTAGCCAAAGGGCCACATTTGGCCGTGGTGCGTATGTCCAGAGAGCTGCAAGGTTACGCCATTCTGCTCTGCCTCCTCAAGGTGGAAGGGTTGATGGTCCATTAGCACTATGGGGAGCTTGGGGTTCGCCTCCTTTACAAGCTCGTCCAGCGGCTTCCGTTGCTTGTGCAGCATGCTTATGGATTGGCGGTCGTTTCGGCCAATAAGGTTTACCAGGCCGCCCACCACAACAGTAGTGTCCTGCAGCACCTTTATGCCATGATCTTCCAGGTATTTTACGGCCACCGTTGGATTGCCGTAGTACTCGTGATTACCGGTAACGGCAAATATTCCCATCTTGGAGCGGAGCATTTGCAGCTGTTGGCCCATGTTATTTCGGATTACCGGACCAAGGTCCTCGTCGAAGGTGTCGCCAACCAGCAGAATAATATCTGGGTCTTGAGCGTTTATGAGCTTCACCATTCTGCTCAGCCTTCCATTGGCAATGATGGTTCCGAGGTGAACATCGCTAACAGCGACCAGCTTGAGCGGATGAGCAAGTTCCCGCGGCTTCTCAACGGGAATGGTTAGCCGGGTTATGGCTGGATTTGCGGCGTTGATATAACCGGCAACCACGGTAACCAGCGCTACCGCATAGGTAATGGCAACAGTTACATTACGGTTCTCCTTAACAAACGATAGGAACGATAGCCCCGTAAAATGGTAAATTACCCTCAGCAGGTCGAAGGCCAAGAAGCCCAAAATAAGGTAAACCATGGTGGCCAACCATAGCGAGCCAAGCTTAACCACAAAGGTGGGAGAGTAGGCCTGCAGGGTGCTCTCCAATATTCGTCCAACGGGGTAGGCTAGCACCAGCATCCAGAACAGCACAATAAAGATTGTGCGGATTGGCTGACCCTGAAACGCTATGGCCGAACGGTTGTAAACGTAAAGGTTTATGCTGAAGTATATCAGCAGGATTATGGAGAAAAAGATGGCGAATGTGCTTTTCACGTGGATGTTTTTTTATCTGTTTAAATTCACTCTATTTTACTTCAACTTTAGGATTTGGCAGGGTAAATCTCAGAAACAAGTAACCCAAAACACCGGCTACAACTGAACCTACAAGAATACCAATTTTTCCGCTTGCCAGCAAGGCGTTATCTGAATATGCAAGGCTTCCTATAAACAGCGACATTGTAAAGCCAAATCCTCCCAGAATTGAGGCTCCAATGATGTGCTTGAAGGAGATTCCTTTGGGTAGCGTTGCAATTTTGGCCTTTATGGCCAGCCAGCTGAAGAGCGAAATGCCCACAATTTTTCCAATTAGCATGGACTCGGCTAGGTTGATTGAGAGCGTAAAATCCGTATCGCCAACGCTACTTAACGAGAGAAATACAACACCAGCGTTGGCCAGAGCAAAAATTGGCATAACAAAGTAGGCCACAAATCCGTGTAGGCTATTCTCGAAGCGCTGCAGCATAGGTTGAACCTGCCGGTTAAGATACTCTATCGATTCTATAGCACCCAGCTGTGTTTTGGTGAGAAATTGCCTTGGCGTTTTTTTACACTCCAGCAGTTTTGCCTTTTCCAGCAGCCTGTTGGAATACTTGCTCAATCCAATTCGCCTGTTCACCGGAATGGTTAGCGCAACAATTACGCCCGCTATGGTTGGGTGAATTCCCGAGAGGAGAAAAAGATACCAAACACCAATGCCTCCTACAACAAAAAGCCATTTGGCGTTTACGTTGAGCATGTTGGCAATGATTAAGATGGCAAGAATGGCCGCAGCCCCAATGAGGTAAATCCAGAATAGCTGATGGCTATAAAAAATGGCAATTACGGCAATGGCCCCAAGGTCGTCAACAATGGCAAAAGCGGTGAGGAATATTTTTAGGCTGAGCGGCACCCGTTTGCCCAACAGCTGCAAAATTCCCAGCGAGAAGGCAATATCGGTAGCCATTGGGATACCCCAGCCTTCGGCTCCGGGCAGGTTATGGTTAAGTAGCAAAAATATAAGTATGGGGACAACCATGCCACCAGTTGCCGCAACAATTGGGAGGGCCGCCTTTTGCAACGACGAGAGTTCGCCGGCAACAATCTCTTTCTTTATTTCAAGGCCGATTACAAAAAAGAATATGGCCATGAGCCCGTCGTTAATCCAAAGAATCAGCGGTTTGGAATGTGTCCAACTTCCAATGCCAAATGTTAAATTGGTATTCCACGTGCTAAAGTAGGATTGTGAAAATTCGGAGTTGGCCCAGAAGAGCGCTATAAATGCGGAGAGAAACAGTATTATACTACTGCTGGACTCCAGCGCTACAAATCTCTGAAATGGATCGAAAAGCTTCTTCATCTTCAATTTTTTACTTAAGGTTAACAACCGTTTGGCTATTTTGCTCAATTAATCCCACCAAATTGGTTGTTCGCATGTTGCCAATATACATTTTATAAAAAATGAATACCAATTTGTGACATTGAGCAGGTCATAAACTCTGAGTATGACCTGAATGTTTTATATTTGGCTTCTATTGAGTAGTGTGCTATAGTGGCCACTTCTTTTAACTGTTCTGGTTATGCAATTTAAGACAGTTTTGACCATAGTTGCTTTTGCTTTGCAATTTAGCATTGCCTATGGACAAAAGGATAGCGTAATTGAGCACTATTCTACCCTCAAGGATGATTATAATCAAATCAAATATCTCTACCAATCGGCAAACAAGGTTGTGGCCGATAATCCAGCCTTGGCCAGTAATTACCTTCTTTTGGCTGAGTCAATCTTTAAACCAGGAGATTCTTGTTCCTTAAAGCCATTAATAAGGTCTGGTTTTATTAAAGTTTATCGCTTTCAGGGTAAGCTCGATGAAGCACTGGTAGAATCGAATAAAGCGTTAGATGAGCTAGAGACCTGCAGCAATGATTATGTGAAGGCAGGTGTATTGCTGGCAAAAGGTGGCATCTGCTTCCGGTTGGGAAAGAACGACGAGGCGGTTGAGGTGCTCGAATCGGCAGAGAAAATTTTCATACAGCTGGCACTCGATAAGGAACTTTCAAGCGTTTACAACCTTCTTGGGGGTGTTCAGTGGGCTCGAGGAAACTATCCAAAGGCCATTGAAACATTTCTAAAGGCCATTAAACTAAAGGAGAAAGTAAACGATTCCATTGGGATTGCAAATGTTTACAACAATATTGGAATTATTTATGATGACCAGAAGGACTATAAGAATGCGGTTATTTGGTATCAAAAGGCCCTTGCAATTTACCGGGCCAAGGATTTTAACTCAGGCTTGCGAAATGCGCTCAACAACCTAGGCGTTGCTTACAAAAACATGAAGGAGTATAACAAAGCCTACATGGTATTGGAGGAGTCACTACTCATGGAAAAAAAGGTGGGCAATATTTCAGGTATTGGGTATTCGGCCAACAATATTGGGGAGGTGCTTTTGCAGAAGGGAAACTATGTGCATGCTGAGGTCTATATTCAAAAGGCCATTAATTCCCTCATGGAGTGCGGTGAGGAGAGTGGTTTACCTGCCTGCTACATAAACCTAGGTCGTATAAATGAGAAGCTTGGCCGTCGTAATCAAGCGGTTATATTCTTGCATAAGGGGCTCTCCTTAGCGCTGAAGTATAAGGATTTAGAAAAGCAAAAAGAGGCCAACTATTGGCTTTACTCAATACGGAAGGAGCAGGGAGACTTGGGCAAGGCGTTACGCAATTTTGAACAGTTTCACTCCATAAGCGATACCCTGAATGGGGTTCAGGCTAAGAAGCAGCTCAATGAGCTTATGGTTCAGTATGGATCGGAAAAGAAGGAGAGCCGCATTCAAACGCTCGAAAAGGAACAACTATTTCAGAATGTTCTATTGAAGAAAAAAAGGCTGGAACTGCTCATTGCTTCCATTGCCAGCTTGATGCTTCTTGTTTTGGCTATCATGCTTTTCTATAATTACTATCAGAAGAGAAATGCTTTTCGTGTTCTTGCTCTTAAGAATATTGAGATTGAAGAGCAGAAGGAGGAGATGTCAACTCAGCGCGATGAAATAAGCAAGACCAACTTAAGGATTACCGACTCCATTCACTACGCCAAGACCATTCAAAATGCCCTACTAACTCCCTTCGATTCCATAAAAAAACACTTTTCATCTTACATCTACTTTAACCTGCCAAAAGATATTGTTAGTGGTGACTTTATTTGGACTGGCATGCATGGTCGGAAGATGATTATTTCCGCTGTTGATTGCACGGGACATGGTGTTCCGGGAGCATTCATGAGCATGCTGGCCATAACCTACCTCAACCAGATATTTTCGGAGGTTGAGGAGGTGAACCCGGCTTGGTTTATTTCAAGAATGAAGGAGAAGATAGAGCAAGCGTTACATCAACGGGGCCGCCTCGACGATAGCCACGATGGGTTGGCCATTAGTCTGGCGGTTATTGATGTTGATACTCGACAGCTAGATTTTGCCTCCGCTGGCATGAAATCGGTAGTTCTCCGCAGAACCATAAAGGGAAATGAGGTAATTAGGCTTAAAGGCAATACAACCGCCATTGGGTACTACAAGGGTGGATCTGACTTTCACATCAACAGCGTTAACTTACTACCCAACGATCGCTTCTTCATGTTTTCCGATGGCTATGCCGATCAATTTGGTGGCCCAACAGGACGACGTTTGCTCTACAAGGGATTTGCAGAGATTATTTCCCGCAGCGCGGACCTGCCCATCGAGAAGCAGCTGGAGGTAATAGAAAGTAGCTTCTACCAATGGAAGGGTGATAGGGAGCAAATTGACGATGTCATGGTATTTGGTTTGGAGATATAAAACCTATATTTGCAGCTCTTGTAGGCTTTTATGGCAGGAGAATTTCTAGTTCCTGCAAATTGATATTACCGCGATGAAAATATTGGTCGACGACAAGGTCCCTTTTCTGGAAGATATTCTAGACAACTATTTCGACGTTGCATACAAGCCTGGTGGCCAAATTGTGCACGATGAGTTGGAGAGTGCCGATGCGCTGCTAATAAGGACACGTACTGACTGCAATCGCAATTTGTTGCAGGGCACGTCTGTAAAGCTAATCGCCACAGCCACCATCGGCTACGACCATATTGACACTGATTTTTGCCATAGCGCCAACATTGCTTGGCGTAATGCGCCTGGATGCAATGCATGGGCAGTGCAGCAGTATGTTGTTGCTGCTATTCTGGAGCTAGCCATTAAGTATACACTTCCCATTGATCAGCTAACGCTGGGCGTTGTTGGTGTGGGGCATGTTGGCTCTAAAGTTGCGTTGGCCGGCGAAGCCTTGGGAATGCGCGTTTTGCTTTGCGATCCTCCACGGCAGCGGGAGGAGGGTGGCAATTTTGTTCCACTGACTACTATTATGTCGGAGTGCGATATTATCACCTTTCATGTTCCATTAACTATTGATGGTCTGGACAGAACCTACCATATGGCCGACAACTTCTTCTTTGCAAAACTACAGCGAATGCCCTTCATCATTAACACCTCGCGTGGGGAGGTTGTACACGGCGAAGCGCTCAAGCGGGCGTTGGTTGGTAGAACGGTGAAAGGGGCAGTTCTCGATGTGTGGGAGCGGGAGCCAGAAATTGATGTGGACCTGCTGCGATTGGTGGATATTGCTACCCCTCATATAGCTGGCTATTCGGTGGAGGGAAAGGCAAACGGAACAGCTATGGCGGTAAGGGAGATAAGTAAATACTTTGGGCTTGGCATCGACAGTTGGTATCCTCAAAGAGTTCCTAAGCCAGCAAATCCACGAGTCGTTGCTTTAGGAAATAATTTTTACGAAAATCTTTATGCGCTGGTGTCAAGGGCATATCGAATCGTGAACGACGATCTTTCGCTACGAATTAATCCGTCGGGGTTTGAGCATCTGCGCGCGAATTATGCTTTCCGCAATGAGTTTTCGGCATATACAATAGCCAAATCTAGCCTGAGCGATGCCAAGAGGGTCGACCAATTTAGAATGTTAGGATTCCAGGTTGATTAATTGCTAGAAGTTTATAACCCACATGGTGCGCTCTTCGGCCACGCACAACTCACAAAGGCTAATAAGGGACTGGCTAATTTGAATAAGCTTACGCACGTATGCTCTCCAACGCGCCTTCCAGTTTTTATCGCGGTGTTCCAGCTCCTCAAAAAGGTTCTTGCCCATGAAGATGCTCGAGAGGTATTCCCTCAGCTCCTCCAGTGAGTTAATAGCCTTTATGCGATCCATATTTTCCTTCAACTCGTTGATAAGGGGAATAAGGTTTCTGGAATTAAACTTGGTGGCCCCATAAAAATCGTAGAGGTGATTGCTGCGCTCAAAGCAGCCAGCGAATATGTTGAATATATCAATGTTCAGGAATTTCGATTCACTATCGCACTTGAAATAGATTTCGGAATTTCCGGTAATATTGAATTCTACAAAGTTGAAAACTTCTTCTCGGTTTAATAGTCCCAGTTTCATACCATTTCGATAAACAAAATTAAAGACTGCTTTATTTCCCTCCACAAGCTATTTCTGTTTCTATCTACCTCGATTATGCACAGAAATCAATGATTTACGCCCCTCCAACGCCTTTTATGGCTTTGGGAAGTGAAAATTCACATGTAAATTTATGTTTTTTTTGCTTAAGGCTCAAGTAAAAGTTTGGCAGTAAAAATTTTGCCGTGGAAAATACTGCTATTTTTGACCAGATATAAAAGATTGTATGGTTGGAACGCTGGTAAACGTTGCGGCAATTTTGGCCGGTGGAACTATTGGAATGCTATTTCGCTCCAAGTTTCCAGAAAATATTCGAATAATTGTTTTTCAGGCAATGGGTCTCTTTACCCTGGTGCTGGGAATATCGATGGCTTTGAAACTCAATGAACTATTGCTGGCAGTATTTGCTCTCATTTTAGGAGGCGTTACGGGTGAGCTGCTGCGCTTGGAGTCACGCATGGATAATTTGTCCATTTCGCTGAAACGAAACCTGAAGATGGGAGACGATCGTTTCTCGGAGGGGCTCATCACCGCCTTTTTGATGTTTTGCATGGGTTCCATGACAATATTAGGTGCACTGGAGGAGGGAACAGGAGGATACCCAACGCTTCTCTTTGCCAAATCGCTTATGGATGGTATTTCTGCCATTGCTCTAACTACCGCTTTTGGGCCTGGTGTAATTTTTTCTGTAATACCGCTATTGATTTACCAAGGCGGGCTCACCCTTCTTGCACGATACTTTGGCCATAGCCTCCCGGAACCAGCCATTACCCAAATGACGGCAGTTGGCGGTATTCTGCTGATTGGTCTTGGCATTAATATTTTGGATATTAAAAAGATTAAAATTCTCAATTTATTGCCAGCATTGGTTTATATAGTGCTGTTGGTTGTATATTTGGGTAAATATGTAAAGTAGCCATGGCCTTACCTCAGCTCGATATTATTAATGCTCTTGCCCTATCGCATTTCGGGGTGAATCCAACCTGCGTTGTACCACTTGCCTTCTCCGGTTCTAATCGGCGCTATTTTAGAATAGAGGTGAGTGGAAAAACCTTCATTGCCGTGGTTGGTGACGACATTGAGGAGAATAAGACCTTTCTCTATCTAACCCAACATTTTGCGGCAAAGGGGATTGCGGTGCCCAAAATTGAGGCTGTAAGCAAAGATCAATCAGCTTACATTCTGGAGGATTTAGGAAAACAAGATCTATTTTCCATAATTACCGATTCTGAAGTCGAGGTTGCAACCAAAACTTCTCTACTTAAAAGGGCGCTCGAAAAACTTGTTGATATTCAGATTGATGGTGCTGAGGGACTCGACTTTATGCGTTGCTACCCACAACCCTCATTCGACGCTACCACCGTTATGTGGGATTTGAACTACTTTAAGTATTGCTTTTTAAAGCCTTCGGGCATTTATTTTAACGAATCTTTACTGGAAAACGATTTCCTCTGGCTTGCTCAAACCCTTGCAACAAGCGAGGGAAACTACTTTCAATACCGCGATTTTCAATCGAGAAACATAATGGTTCGTGACTCCGGCGAGCTGGTGTTTATTGATTACCAAGGAGGACGACGTGGGCCTTTGCTTTACGATGCGGCCTCGTTTATATACCAAGCTAAAGCAGGGCTTTCGGAGAAGCTCAAAACGGAACTTTTTGAGCATTACCTAGAGGTATTATCAGCCAAGGTAGCCATCGATAAGGCTAGCTATCGCGAGCGATTTAAGCTCTTTGTGCTATTCCGAACTTTACAGGTGCTTGGAGCTTATGGGTTTAGAGGTTACTTTGAACATAAGCCCCATTTTTTGCAGAGCATTCCATTTGCCATTAAGAACCTGAACGAGATGCTTCGACAACAATTGCTGGAAGGAACCTACCTTGCCGAAGTGCTCTCCAATCTCACACTTAAAGAGTTTGGCGGTGAACAACTAGCCGCGTTTAATGGTTTAACCGTGGAGGTATGGAGTTTCTCCTACCGGCGAGGTGTGCCGGACGATCTTTCAGGAAATGGTGGTGGTTTTGTGTTCGACTGTAGAGCGGTATACAACCCTGGACGTTCACCGGAATTGGGAAGCCTCACTGGTCGCGACAAGGAGGTGGTTGCTTTCATAGAATCTTCGTCGGAGATGGAGAATTTTCTTGATGGAGCCAATCAGCTAGCCAATAAATCGGTTGAGCGCTATTTGGAGCGCGGGTTTACCAACCTGATGCTCTCCTTTGGATGCACCGGTGGTCAACATCGTTCGGTGTATGCTGCCGAGGCGATGGCGCACAAAATCAAGAGCCATTATCCCGAGGTTAGGGTGGTGCTCCATCACCGCGAGTTAGGAATAATCGAAACAATGTAAGCAATGGGTAACACATACTGCAAAAGCGACAAGAAAGGTAAAAAGGAGGGTGGCGACGAGGCCAAGTATCGTTGCAAGCGCTGTGGTCGCTATGCCAAGAAGGAGGAGAAGGTATGTAAACCCGAAAAGGTAAAGTGATGAAGGCGATGATTTTTGCTGCTGGTCTTGGCACACGACTTCAACCCATTACCAACCAAACCCCTAAGGCGCTGGTTGAGGTTGGTGGAGAGCCATTACTTGGATACCAGCTAAAAAGGCTTGCCCATTTTGGTTTTACCTCTATCGTGGTGAATGTCCATCACCTTGGAGCACAAGTAAAGAGTTTTCTTTCCAACTTTAGAATCGCTGGGGTTGAGATTGCCATTTCCGACGAGAGCGATATGCTGCTCGATACCGGTGGTGGCCTTTGGAATGCCGCACCATTTTTTAGCGACGGGGAGCCATTTCTGGTTCATAACGTCGACATTCTTTCCAACGTTGATTTGGGGAAATTATATCAGCAGCATAAATCCACCAGCGCACTGGCAACTCTCCTCGTAAGCGAGCGAGAGAGCAGCAGACATTTCTTGTTCAACAAAATGGACCAACTTCGAGGTTGGGAGAATGTGAAAACGGGGGAAAAGAAGTTGCCTTGCCGATTGGAAGAAACCTTGATGCCACTTGCTTTTTCTGGTATTCATGTTATTAACCCCACAATCTTTTCATTGCATCATCAAAATGGCACATTTTCCATTATCGATGTTTACCTTCAGCTTTGCTGCCTCAATTCAATAGTGGCATACAAAGTTTCTCCTGAAACAATAATTCACGACATCGGTACACCTCAAAAGTTGGAGGAGGCAAACCGTTTTATTGCAGAGGGAAAATTCAACTCGTTGATTTCGAAATAGCGAGGTTATAGCTCCCTTGGGTTTAAGGTCAATCAAACCCTTATTTTTCTTGCTTAGGCTGTTGAGGAGCCCTAAACGGTCTTCTGTTTTCCTTCGACTTCCATGGCAGTCGACCACTCCTGTCGGAATATTTTATTATGAAGTAGGTAATGGCTAAGCCCAACAGCATGGCCGCATAGGGGATGAGATCGCTATTGGGTTGCTTGGCTGAATCCCAGATAATTACCTTTCGAGCAATGGCAATTATGGCCACCAGCACCACAATTTCCACATGAACAATGTCCTCTTTCAAAAAAGCTTTTACCGTTTCGAGCAGCTCTATTCCAATTAGAATTACTAAAAATAGGCTAAAGAGCTCCATCAGATTTTCGGCTTGGACAAAGTAGGGTGGCTCGAAGAATTTTTTTGCAATGGTAATTACCACATCGGCTGTGGCAAATAGAAGTGTTATGGTAATAATGGCAATCAGGATGAAAATAATACCCTTTTCAAGAATTCGGACGTAGCGTATCATAATGTCAGTTTTTTTACTAAAACATAAGGAATAGTCGATAGATTCAATAGTACAAAGTGCGATAACCACTTTTTACTACATTTGTTATTCGAAATAAAGATAGGAAAATGGAGTCAACATTGCAATTCATGGAGTTCCTAAAGGCCTGCATTACGCCTGTTGCGTTGATTTCGGGCGTGGGCCTTATTCTGCTTACCGTAGCCAATAGGCTTGGCCGAGTGATTGACCGAATTAGGATACTGGTAAATGAAATCGACCGTGATGATGTGAAGCGACGCGATGAGAAGGTGAGGGAAATTCGGATTCTTTTTCTTCGTGGTCGTTACCTACGCAGCTCCATTGCCCTAATTATGGTAAGCGTAATTGCCAGCTGCTTGATGATACCGGTTCTGTTTGTAATGGTGTTGCTCAACTTCGACCTGAAGCTGCTGGGATACCTGCTTTTTACCCTATCCACGCTCTCCATTCTGGTATCAGCCATATTCTTCTTTATGGATGTGCTGCTTGGGCTTAAGGCGCTGCATTTGGAGGCGGATGAGCATTTGGGAGCGTAATTCATTAAAACATTGTTGTTTTTCTCCTTCTCTGTAAACTTTTTTTGATAGATGAGGAGGAGCAACAGCTTGATTAATATTGATTTGTTAATTAGATTAACAAGATACAATGGAATTAACCGATAAAGACCTTACGCTATTTACGCCCTATCGTATAACCTCGGCCGACACCGATATGGATGCACGGCTTCGGCTTAGCGGATTATCCAACCTCCTTATTCAATCGGCCATTAGCTCGGCCGATAGCTTAGGTTTTGGTTTTGGTGGTCTCAAGCAGCAGCATCTTTTTTGGGTTCTCAGTCGCATGACCATTGAAATATATCGACCACTCAAGTGGTATGAGGAGGCCGTTGTGGAAACCTGGCCCAAGGATATTGAGGGAATTATCTACCTCCGCGACTTTATTGTTAGAGATAAGGCTGGCGAGGTGGTGGCAAAGGCAACTTCGGGTTGGCTGGCCATTGATT
Proteins encoded in this region:
- a CDS encoding nucleotidyltransferase family protein; this translates as MKAMIFAAGLGTRLQPITNQTPKALVEVGGEPLLGYQLKRLAHFGFTSIVVNVHHLGAQVKSFLSNFRIAGVEIAISDESDMLLDTGGGLWNAAPFFSDGEPFLVHNVDILSNVDLGKLYQQHKSTSALATLLVSERESSRHFLFNKMDQLRGWENVKTGEKKLPCRLEETLMPLAFSGIHVINPTIFSLHHQNGTFSIIDVYLQLCCLNSIVAYKVSPETIIHDIGTPQKLEEANRFIAEGKFNSLISK
- a CDS encoding RNase adapter RapZ codes for the protein MALPQLDIINALALSHFGVNPTCVVPLAFSGSNRRYFRIEVSGKTFIAVVGDDIEENKTFLYLTQHFAAKGIAVPKIEAVSKDQSAYILEDLGKQDLFSIITDSEVEVATKTSLLKRALEKLVDIQIDGAEGLDFMRCYPQPSFDATTVMWDLNYFKYCFLKPSGIYFNESLLENDFLWLAQTLATSEGNYFQYRDFQSRNIMVRDSGELVFIDYQGGRRGPLLYDAASFIYQAKAGLSEKLKTELFEHYLEVLSAKVAIDKASYRERFKLFVLFRTLQVLGAYGFRGYFEHKPHFLQSIPFAIKNLNEMLRQQLLEGTYLAEVLSNLTLKEFGGEQLAAFNGLTVEVWSFSYRRGVPDDLSGNGGGFVFDCRAVYNPGRSPELGSLTGRDKEVVAFIESSSEMENFLDGANQLANKSVERYLERGFTNLMLSFGCTGGQHRSVYAAEAMAHKIKSHYPEVRVVLHHRELGIIETM
- a CDS encoding phosphate-starvation-inducible PsiE family protein codes for the protein MIRYVRILEKGIIFILIAIITITLLFATADVVITIAKKFFEPPYFVQAENLMELFSLFLVILIGIELLETVKAFLKEDIVHVEIVVLVAIIAIARKVIIWDSAKQPNSDLIPYAAMLLGLAITYFIIKYSDRSGRLPWKSKENRRPFRAPQQPKQEK
- a CDS encoding DUF2721 domain-containing protein, with amino-acid sequence MESTLQFMEFLKACITPVALISGVGLILLTVANRLGRVIDRIRILVNEIDRDDVKRRDEKVREIRILFLRGRYLRSSIALIMVSVIASCLMIPVLFVMVLLNFDLKLLGYLLFTLSTLSILVSAIFFFMDVLLGLKALHLEADEHLGA
- a CDS encoding DUF554 domain-containing protein; translation: MVGTLVNVAAILAGGTIGMLFRSKFPENIRIIVFQAMGLFTLVLGISMALKLNELLLAVFALILGGVTGELLRLESRMDNLSISLKRNLKMGDDRFSEGLITAFLMFCMGSMTILGALEEGTGGYPTLLFAKSLMDGISAIALTTAFGPGVIFSVIPLLIYQGGLTLLARYFGHSLPEPAITQMTAVGGILLIGLGINILDIKKIKILNLLPALVYIVLLVVYLGKYVK